One window of Athalia rosae chromosome 2, iyAthRosa1.1, whole genome shotgun sequence genomic DNA carries:
- the LOC105689101 gene encoding poly(U)-binding-splicing factor half pint isoform X2: MNGTMAMAPTNTQQQNNAEPPAKKLRSEGNPCEFLPGPIYDLNQTGQVVAGPGAKYLSLPGILGAGLPKINSEQQDAVNRAKKYAMEQSIKMVLMKQTLAHQQQQMASQRNQVQRQQALALMCRVYVGSISFELKEDTIRQAFLPFGPIKSINMSWDPVTQKHKGFAFVEYEIPEAAQLALEQMNGVMIGGRNIKVVGRPSNMPQAQSVIDEITEESKHYNRIYIASIHQDLTEEDIKSVFEAFGPITYCKLAQGSSPHRHKGYGFIEYETMQSALEAIASMNLFDLGGQYLRVGRAITPPNALMGPPSGTSMMPTAAAVAAAAATAKIQAMDAVASNAVALGLTKLGATAQPLLNQALPGIARPSITSTTIMAPPTISNAVAPAAIPPPGIAIPQTLTRPPAIIQPMPGQPTVVIPPPAVVAPTAVGAPIVPAATTTANTEITRRAQEQAAHQKQQEELQKKLLEETEPQTLQQQENMSIKGQSARHLVMQKLMRKVESRVVILRNMVAPEDVDESLQEEIQDECSKFGVVERVIIYNERQSEDDEDVEIIVKIFVEFAQMTEAERARDSLNGRYFGGRLVKGELYDQALFDNNDFSG; this comes from the exons ATGAACGGTACAATGGCCATG GCACCTACCAACACCCAGCAACAGAACAACGCTGAACCCCCAGCTAAGAAACTTCGCTCCGAAG gAAATCCGTGTGAGTTCTTGCCTGGCCCCATATACGATCTCAATCAGACCGGCCAAGTCGTTGCTg GTCCAGGGGCCAAGTACCTGAGCTTACCAGGCATTCTAGGAGCTGGGTTGCCCAAGATCAATTCCGAACAACAGGATGCTGTGAACAGAGCCAAGAAATATGCTATGGAACAGAGTATCAAAATGGTCCTCATGAAGCAGACACTTGCTCATCAACAACAG CAAATGGCTAGTCAGCGGAATCAGGTGCAGAGACAGCAGGCTCTCGCTCTCATGTGCag GGTCTACGTGGGTAGCATAAGCTTTGAGTTGAAAGAAGATACAATTCGTCAGGCCTTCCTACCTTTCGGTCCCATCAAGTCCATCAATATGTCGTGGGACCCAGTGACACAGAAGCACAAAGGGTTTGCCTTTGTTGAATACGAAATTCCAGAGGCTGCTCAACTTGCATTGGAACAAATGAATGGTGTTATGATTGGGGGACGCAATATTAAG GTGGTCGGTCGCCCGTCAAACATGCCTCAAGCCCAATCTGTCATAGATGAGATAACAGAGGAAAGCAAACACTATAACAGAATCTACATTGCATCGATCCATCAGGACTTGACCGAGGAGGACATTAAGTCTGTCTTCGAGGCTTTCGGTCCAATCACATACTGCAAGCTTGCCCAGGGGAGTTCACCCCACAGACACAAAGGATATGGCTTCATAGAGTATGAGACTATGCAGTCTGCTCTGGAGGCGATTGCATCTATGAACCTGTTCGATCTTGGCGGCCAGTATCTCAGGGTAGGCAGGGCTATAACGCCTCCTAACGCACTTATGGGGCCACCTAGTGGGACCAGCATGATGCCCACTGCAGCGGCGGTAGCCGCAGCTGCGGCCACAGCGAAAATCCAAGCCATGGACGCTGTAGCCAGCAACGCGGTTGCATTAGGATTAACTAAACTAGGAGCAACGGCACAACCCTTACTCAACCAAG CACTGCCAGGTATTGCTAGGCCCTCGATTACATCTACAACAATCATGGCACCTCCGACTATCTCGAATGCCGTCGCTCCTGCTGCAATTCCACCCCCTGGAATAGCAATTCCGCAAACGCTGACTCGTCCACCGGCCATTATTCAGCCCATGCCTGGGCAACCCACCGTTGTCATACCTCCCCCAGCAGTTGTCGCGCCAACAGCCGTTGGTGCTCCCATT GTACCTGCCGCCACAACTACGGCAAATACTGAAATAACAAGGCGAGCACAAGAGCAAGCAGCGCATCAAAAACAGCAAGAGGAATTACAGAAAAAACTCTTGGAGGAAACGGAACCACAAACTCTTCAACAACAAGAGAATATGTCGATAAAAGGCCAAAGTGCAAGGCATCTCGTAATGCAGAAGCTCATGCGTAAAGTTGAATCAAGGGTTGTTATTTTGCGGAATATGGTTGCGCCGGAAGACGTTGATGAGAGCTTGCAGGAGGAAATACAAGATGAATGTTCAAAATTTGGAGTCGTCGAAAGAGTAATAATTTACAATGAACGTCAATCTGAAGATGATGAAGATGTTGAGATAATCGTTAAAATATTTGTAGAGTTCGCACAAATGACTG AAGCAGAAAGAGCTCGGGATTCTTTGAATGGACGCTACTTTGGTGGAAGGCTTGTCAAGGGTGAACTTTACGACCAAGCTTTGTTTGATAACAACGACTTTTCGGGTTGA
- the LOC105689101 gene encoding poly(U)-binding-splicing factor half pint isoform X1, protein MEQSIKMVLMKQTLAHQQQKNKLVLRQQVLLLMCRVYVGSISFELKEDTIRQAFLPFGPIKSINMSWDPVTQKHKGFAFVEYEIPEAAQLALEQMNGVMIGGRNIKVVGRPSNMPQAQSVIDEITEESKHYNRIYIASIHQDLTEEDIKSVFEAFGPITYCKLAQGSSPHRHKGYGFIEYETMQSALEAIASMNLFDLGGQYLRVGRAITPPNALMGPPSGTSMMPTAAAVAAAAATAKIQAMDAVASNAVALGLTKLGATAQPLLNQALPGIARPSITSTTIMAPPTISNAVAPAAIPPPGIAIPQTLTRPPAIIQPMPGQPTVVIPPPAVVAPTAVGAPIVPAATTTANTEITRRAQEQAAHQKQQEELQKKLLEETEPQTLQQQENMSIKGQSARHLVMQKLMRKVESRVVILRNMVAPEDVDESLQEEIQDECSKFGVVERVIIYNERQSEDDEDVEIIVKIFVEFAQMTEAERARDSLNGRYFGGRLVKGELYDQALFDNNDFSG, encoded by the exons ATGGAACAGAGTATCAAAATGGTCCTCATGAAGCAGACACTTGCTCATCAACAACAG AAGAATAAGTTGGTCCTGCGGCAGCAAGTTTTATTGCTAATGTGCAG GGTCTACGTGGGTAGCATAAGCTTTGAGTTGAAAGAAGATACAATTCGTCAGGCCTTCCTACCTTTCGGTCCCATCAAGTCCATCAATATGTCGTGGGACCCAGTGACACAGAAGCACAAAGGGTTTGCCTTTGTTGAATACGAAATTCCAGAGGCTGCTCAACTTGCATTGGAACAAATGAATGGTGTTATGATTGGGGGACGCAATATTAAG GTGGTCGGTCGCCCGTCAAACATGCCTCAAGCCCAATCTGTCATAGATGAGATAACAGAGGAAAGCAAACACTATAACAGAATCTACATTGCATCGATCCATCAGGACTTGACCGAGGAGGACATTAAGTCTGTCTTCGAGGCTTTCGGTCCAATCACATACTGCAAGCTTGCCCAGGGGAGTTCACCCCACAGACACAAAGGATATGGCTTCATAGAGTATGAGACTATGCAGTCTGCTCTGGAGGCGATTGCATCTATGAACCTGTTCGATCTTGGCGGCCAGTATCTCAGGGTAGGCAGGGCTATAACGCCTCCTAACGCACTTATGGGGCCACCTAGTGGGACCAGCATGATGCCCACTGCAGCGGCGGTAGCCGCAGCTGCGGCCACAGCGAAAATCCAAGCCATGGACGCTGTAGCCAGCAACGCGGTTGCATTAGGATTAACTAAACTAGGAGCAACGGCACAACCCTTACTCAACCAAG CACTGCCAGGTATTGCTAGGCCCTCGATTACATCTACAACAATCATGGCACCTCCGACTATCTCGAATGCCGTCGCTCCTGCTGCAATTCCACCCCCTGGAATAGCAATTCCGCAAACGCTGACTCGTCCACCGGCCATTATTCAGCCCATGCCTGGGCAACCCACCGTTGTCATACCTCCCCCAGCAGTTGTCGCGCCAACAGCCGTTGGTGCTCCCATT GTACCTGCCGCCACAACTACGGCAAATACTGAAATAACAAGGCGAGCACAAGAGCAAGCAGCGCATCAAAAACAGCAAGAGGAATTACAGAAAAAACTCTTGGAGGAAACGGAACCACAAACTCTTCAACAACAAGAGAATATGTCGATAAAAGGCCAAAGTGCAAGGCATCTCGTAATGCAGAAGCTCATGCGTAAAGTTGAATCAAGGGTTGTTATTTTGCGGAATATGGTTGCGCCGGAAGACGTTGATGAGAGCTTGCAGGAGGAAATACAAGATGAATGTTCAAAATTTGGAGTCGTCGAAAGAGTAATAATTTACAATGAACGTCAATCTGAAGATGATGAAGATGTTGAGATAATCGTTAAAATATTTGTAGAGTTCGCACAAATGACTG AAGCAGAAAGAGCTCGGGATTCTTTGAATGGACGCTACTTTGGTGGAAGGCTTGTCAAGGGTGAACTTTACGACCAAGCTTTGTTTGATAACAACGACTTTTCGGGTTGA
- the LOC105689101 gene encoding poly(U)-binding-splicing factor half pint isoform X3 yields MEQSIKMVLMKQTLAHQQQQMASQRNQVQRQQALALMCRVYVGSISFELKEDTIRQAFLPFGPIKSINMSWDPVTQKHKGFAFVEYEIPEAAQLALEQMNGVMIGGRNIKVVGRPSNMPQAQSVIDEITEESKHYNRIYIASIHQDLTEEDIKSVFEAFGPITYCKLAQGSSPHRHKGYGFIEYETMQSALEAIASMNLFDLGGQYLRVGRAITPPNALMGPPSGTSMMPTAAAVAAAAATAKIQAMDAVASNAVALGLTKLGATAQPLLNQALPGIARPSITSTTIMAPPTISNAVAPAAIPPPGIAIPQTLTRPPAIIQPMPGQPTVVIPPPAVVAPTAVGAPIVPAATTTANTEITRRAQEQAAHQKQQEELQKKLLEETEPQTLQQQENMSIKGQSARHLVMQKLMRKVESRVVILRNMVAPEDVDESLQEEIQDECSKFGVVERVIIYNERQSEDDEDVEIIVKIFVEFAQMTEAERARDSLNGRYFGGRLVKGELYDQALFDNNDFSG; encoded by the exons ATGGAACAGAGTATCAAAATGGTCCTCATGAAGCAGACACTTGCTCATCAACAACAG CAAATGGCTAGTCAGCGGAATCAGGTGCAGAGACAGCAGGCTCTCGCTCTCATGTGCag GGTCTACGTGGGTAGCATAAGCTTTGAGTTGAAAGAAGATACAATTCGTCAGGCCTTCCTACCTTTCGGTCCCATCAAGTCCATCAATATGTCGTGGGACCCAGTGACACAGAAGCACAAAGGGTTTGCCTTTGTTGAATACGAAATTCCAGAGGCTGCTCAACTTGCATTGGAACAAATGAATGGTGTTATGATTGGGGGACGCAATATTAAG GTGGTCGGTCGCCCGTCAAACATGCCTCAAGCCCAATCTGTCATAGATGAGATAACAGAGGAAAGCAAACACTATAACAGAATCTACATTGCATCGATCCATCAGGACTTGACCGAGGAGGACATTAAGTCTGTCTTCGAGGCTTTCGGTCCAATCACATACTGCAAGCTTGCCCAGGGGAGTTCACCCCACAGACACAAAGGATATGGCTTCATAGAGTATGAGACTATGCAGTCTGCTCTGGAGGCGATTGCATCTATGAACCTGTTCGATCTTGGCGGCCAGTATCTCAGGGTAGGCAGGGCTATAACGCCTCCTAACGCACTTATGGGGCCACCTAGTGGGACCAGCATGATGCCCACTGCAGCGGCGGTAGCCGCAGCTGCGGCCACAGCGAAAATCCAAGCCATGGACGCTGTAGCCAGCAACGCGGTTGCATTAGGATTAACTAAACTAGGAGCAACGGCACAACCCTTACTCAACCAAG CACTGCCAGGTATTGCTAGGCCCTCGATTACATCTACAACAATCATGGCACCTCCGACTATCTCGAATGCCGTCGCTCCTGCTGCAATTCCACCCCCTGGAATAGCAATTCCGCAAACGCTGACTCGTCCACCGGCCATTATTCAGCCCATGCCTGGGCAACCCACCGTTGTCATACCTCCCCCAGCAGTTGTCGCGCCAACAGCCGTTGGTGCTCCCATT GTACCTGCCGCCACAACTACGGCAAATACTGAAATAACAAGGCGAGCACAAGAGCAAGCAGCGCATCAAAAACAGCAAGAGGAATTACAGAAAAAACTCTTGGAGGAAACGGAACCACAAACTCTTCAACAACAAGAGAATATGTCGATAAAAGGCCAAAGTGCAAGGCATCTCGTAATGCAGAAGCTCATGCGTAAAGTTGAATCAAGGGTTGTTATTTTGCGGAATATGGTTGCGCCGGAAGACGTTGATGAGAGCTTGCAGGAGGAAATACAAGATGAATGTTCAAAATTTGGAGTCGTCGAAAGAGTAATAATTTACAATGAACGTCAATCTGAAGATGATGAAGATGTTGAGATAATCGTTAAAATATTTGTAGAGTTCGCACAAATGACTG AAGCAGAAAGAGCTCGGGATTCTTTGAATGGACGCTACTTTGGTGGAAGGCTTGTCAAGGGTGAACTTTACGACCAAGCTTTGTTTGATAACAACGACTTTTCGGGTTGA
- the LOC105689101 gene encoding poly(U)-binding-splicing factor half pint isoform X4 has translation MASQRNQVQRQQALALMCRVYVGSISFELKEDTIRQAFLPFGPIKSINMSWDPVTQKHKGFAFVEYEIPEAAQLALEQMNGVMIGGRNIKVVGRPSNMPQAQSVIDEITEESKHYNRIYIASIHQDLTEEDIKSVFEAFGPITYCKLAQGSSPHRHKGYGFIEYETMQSALEAIASMNLFDLGGQYLRVGRAITPPNALMGPPSGTSMMPTAAAVAAAAATAKIQAMDAVASNAVALGLTKLGATAQPLLNQALPGIARPSITSTTIMAPPTISNAVAPAAIPPPGIAIPQTLTRPPAIIQPMPGQPTVVIPPPAVVAPTAVGAPIVPAATTTANTEITRRAQEQAAHQKQQEELQKKLLEETEPQTLQQQENMSIKGQSARHLVMQKLMRKVESRVVILRNMVAPEDVDESLQEEIQDECSKFGVVERVIIYNERQSEDDEDVEIIVKIFVEFAQMTEAERARDSLNGRYFGGRLVKGELYDQALFDNNDFSG, from the exons ATGGCTAGTCAGCGGAATCAGGTGCAGAGACAGCAGGCTCTCGCTCTCATGTGCag GGTCTACGTGGGTAGCATAAGCTTTGAGTTGAAAGAAGATACAATTCGTCAGGCCTTCCTACCTTTCGGTCCCATCAAGTCCATCAATATGTCGTGGGACCCAGTGACACAGAAGCACAAAGGGTTTGCCTTTGTTGAATACGAAATTCCAGAGGCTGCTCAACTTGCATTGGAACAAATGAATGGTGTTATGATTGGGGGACGCAATATTAAG GTGGTCGGTCGCCCGTCAAACATGCCTCAAGCCCAATCTGTCATAGATGAGATAACAGAGGAAAGCAAACACTATAACAGAATCTACATTGCATCGATCCATCAGGACTTGACCGAGGAGGACATTAAGTCTGTCTTCGAGGCTTTCGGTCCAATCACATACTGCAAGCTTGCCCAGGGGAGTTCACCCCACAGACACAAAGGATATGGCTTCATAGAGTATGAGACTATGCAGTCTGCTCTGGAGGCGATTGCATCTATGAACCTGTTCGATCTTGGCGGCCAGTATCTCAGGGTAGGCAGGGCTATAACGCCTCCTAACGCACTTATGGGGCCACCTAGTGGGACCAGCATGATGCCCACTGCAGCGGCGGTAGCCGCAGCTGCGGCCACAGCGAAAATCCAAGCCATGGACGCTGTAGCCAGCAACGCGGTTGCATTAGGATTAACTAAACTAGGAGCAACGGCACAACCCTTACTCAACCAAG CACTGCCAGGTATTGCTAGGCCCTCGATTACATCTACAACAATCATGGCACCTCCGACTATCTCGAATGCCGTCGCTCCTGCTGCAATTCCACCCCCTGGAATAGCAATTCCGCAAACGCTGACTCGTCCACCGGCCATTATTCAGCCCATGCCTGGGCAACCCACCGTTGTCATACCTCCCCCAGCAGTTGTCGCGCCAACAGCCGTTGGTGCTCCCATT GTACCTGCCGCCACAACTACGGCAAATACTGAAATAACAAGGCGAGCACAAGAGCAAGCAGCGCATCAAAAACAGCAAGAGGAATTACAGAAAAAACTCTTGGAGGAAACGGAACCACAAACTCTTCAACAACAAGAGAATATGTCGATAAAAGGCCAAAGTGCAAGGCATCTCGTAATGCAGAAGCTCATGCGTAAAGTTGAATCAAGGGTTGTTATTTTGCGGAATATGGTTGCGCCGGAAGACGTTGATGAGAGCTTGCAGGAGGAAATACAAGATGAATGTTCAAAATTTGGAGTCGTCGAAAGAGTAATAATTTACAATGAACGTCAATCTGAAGATGATGAAGATGTTGAGATAATCGTTAAAATATTTGTAGAGTTCGCACAAATGACTG AAGCAGAAAGAGCTCGGGATTCTTTGAATGGACGCTACTTTGGTGGAAGGCTTGTCAAGGGTGAACTTTACGACCAAGCTTTGTTTGATAACAACGACTTTTCGGGTTGA
- the LOC105689104 gene encoding NADH dehydrogenase [ubiquinone] 1 alpha subcomplex assembly factor 2 has product MGGKVQRGVFQTIFKHLINSFKPRRFTGDLVGSDYLGNKYYQHSQHATSEKKLPARYFVPKIEDNFEQEIPAEWEAWLRHRRKEPPAESEVLRNFAIMKMKKNNAIELDNALRASRAQKQEVAEIHRVTKFPKYPEYENVDSEHPKNPKD; this is encoded by the coding sequence ATGGGTGGAAAGGTGCAACGAGGAGTCTTCCagacaattttcaaacaccTTATTAATTCTTTCAAGCCTCGCAGATTCACAGGAGACTTAGTAGGTTCCGATTACCTTGGTAACAAATACTATCAACATTCACAACATGCGACCAGCGAGAAAAAATTGCCAGCCCGATACTTCGTACCCAAAATCGAAGATAACTTTGAACAAGAAATTCCAGCTGAATGGGAGGCATGGCTGAGACATCGTAGGAAAGAACCTCCTGCAGAGTCTGAAGTGTTGCGTAATTTCgcaattatgaaaatgaagaagaataatgCTATTGAATTAGACAACGCTTTAAGAGCTTCGAGAGCACAGAAGCAGGAGGTAGCGGAAATTCATAGGGTTACCAAATTTCCAAAGTACCCAGAATACGAGAACGTCGACAGTGAGCATCCAAAGAATCCAaaagattaa